The following nucleotide sequence is from Candidatus Edwardsbacteria bacterium.
GATATTTTCACTGGTCCGGACGGTGACCCCGGACTTGTATGATTTTCTAAGGGCGGTCCTGGTCTCAGGTCTGAAGCTGTTGATGATGCTTTCCTCACTAGAGAATTCCAATGGAATGACGGCGGTGATCTCCCTCTTCAGGTAAGTATAGCCCAATTTGGCCAGGCTGAAATCGATGTATTGATTGGGTTGCTGCATATAGATCAGCGGGGGCTGGGTGATCAATATCCGCTTGCCCCCCTGACGGGACCAATATTCGGTGGCTGCCTCGGCCATCCGGTTTATCTCGGCTATTCCCAATCCTCTGGCAACCACCAGGCCGCCGTATGATGCGCCTCCATAGGATATGACTGTCGGGCTACCCTGTTCGTCCTTTATCAGGGCCGGCATCACGGCGGCCAGCCGCGCACCATCGTACAGCATCAGGTGATGGTTGTCGAATCTGTCCTGGGGATGATAATCTAAAAACTGCTGCCGGTGAAAAACGGTGCCGTTATTGGCAGCAGCCACGAATTCCTCCCATTGGGTTCGGAGGTTATTTTTATAAGCCTTAATCTGTAATGCCATATTCCCAAATATTCTGGTTGATGGAGAGAGCGCCGGGATCCACCAGCGTTTCTTCTACTGCATTGGAAAGAATATATCACAAAACAGTCTGATATTCCAGCGTTTTAAACCTAGTGACGCATCTGCTTAACATGTGATAGTCCGGGTACGGCTCACAGACCCAATTCCACTGAGACCAGCTGAATAGTGTTCAGCATCAGCAGGTATCTTTTATCGCTGGTCAATGCTATTTCAAACAATGGTGCAATGTTGTAGATCTTTGATGTCTGCTGCCAAGTGGGCATATATATGGTTCCCACATTGTGATCCAGTGCCCACAGAGCGTAAATGTCGTTAGCTGTCCAACAGGCCCCGACAATGATCTTTCCGACCATATCCCGACCCGAAGTGGCCTTGGTCCAATTGTCGATGTTGACAATAGTAAAGGTAATGTCCGTACGGTTGCAGAAGCCCACCTGGGTAGCGTAATTATTCCAGAAGATCCCCCCGGGTGAATTGCCGGTGCCGATGCTGTTCACCACCGCCCCGGATTCCAGGTTTATCAGGTCAAGCCGGTTTGCCACGCTTTGGGTGACATATATCTGCATAGGATTGTTCCTGTCAAAGGACAGATCCGTCGGGAAGCCGGTGGTGCTTATGGTTTTTATCACTGTGCAAAGCCGGCTGTCTATCAAAATCAGTCTTTTGTTCAAACTGTCGGCCGCTGCCAGGATATTCCCGTCCGGGGAAATGGCCAGGGCGGAGTAATATTTGATATTGTTAAGGTATATCGTTCGAATCACTTTGTGGGATATTATCTCCAGCCCCACAAGTTCCTCCTCGCCGTCGGGCTTCTGCCTGGTGACAAAGACCCGGTTGGCAGATTTATTTGCAGCGATCAACCGCTGGGAGGCTCCGGCATAGATATTATCGGCCACCGACAGCTGCCCATTTTCATCCATCCGGGCAACGGTGATATTGCCACCCCAGAGATTGGTTAAAAATATCTCTCCCTCGCTGGTAAGGTCCATATCGCCGGCTGATATGGATAATGTGTCCTTCCTTTGCAGGGTGATGGGAGATAGATCCTTATATACCCGCCGGGTCTGCCCCGGCTTGATCTCCAAGGGAAAGCTTAGTGTTTTAAAGTTGTTATGCCTCAGGGTGAAGGTATGCAGCCCCACCGGCAGCCCGTCTATCTTGACCGGCGTGATGAGACGAAGCATCTGGCCGTCCATCAGCACCTCGGCCTGGTCGGGGTTGGTATAGATATATACCGATCCGATATCGGGATACACCGGGTTATGCTGGCAGCCGGCCAGTAGACCCAGTAGCAATGAAACCGACAGACCAATTAGTTTATTAAGCATGATTTAGTCACAGACCCAGTTTTACCGTGACCAGCTGGCCGGTATTGAGCATCAGCAATATGTTTCCGTCTTCCGTCCTGATCAGCTTGACCAGTTTATGGGGCCCATCTAAATGACTACCGTTATATATCTTTGAGGTCTGCTGCCAGTTGGGGACATACAATGTTCCCAATGTATAATCCAGGGCCCAGAGGATGTAATCATCGGCATTGGACCAACAGACGCTGGTTACAAACTGTCCGGCCAGTTGGTTCCCGGAGGTGGCGCTGGTCCAGCTGTTTATATCCACTATGGTATATGTCAGATCCCTGCGATTGCTGAAACCCACCCTGGTATATTCTTTGTCCCAGAAGATGGCCCCGGGGGATTCTCCGGTGCCGATGCTGTTCACCACCACCCCGGTCTCCAGATTTACCAGGTCAAACCGTTTAGCCCCGCTCTGGGTGACATATATCTGCATAGGATTGTTCCTGTCAAAGGACAGATCCGTCGGGAAGCCGGTGGTGCTTATGGTTTTTATCACTGTGCAAAGCCGGCTGTCTATCAAAATCAGTCTTTTGTTCAAACTGTCGGCCGCTGCTAGGATATTCCCGTCCGGGGAAATGGCCAGGGCGGAGTAATATTTGATATTGTTAAGGTATATCGTTCGGATTATTTTATGGGACAAGATCTCCAGGCCTACGATCTCCTCCTCCTCGCTATCGGGCATCTTCCTGGTGAAAAAAGCCCTGTTGGCAGATTTATTTGCGGCAATCAGCCGCTGGGGTCCACCCACATTAATCTGGTCAACCGTTGATATCTGGCCATTGTCCGACACCCGGGCTACCGTGATATTATCTCCCAAGAGGTTGGTTAAAAATATATCTCCGTCGTCGGTCAGGTCCATGTCGCCGGCCGAAATGAATAATGTGTCTTTCTTTTGCAGGGTTATGGGAGAAAGATCCTTATATACCCGTCGGGTCTGCCCTGGTTTGACCTCCAGTGAAAAAGTCATTGTTTTGAAATTATTATGCCTCAGGGTAAAAGTATGCAGCCCCACCGGTATTCCATCGATCTTTACCGGCGTTATGAGACGAAGCATCTGGCCGTCCATCAGCACCTCGGCCTGGTCGGGTTCGGTATAGATGTATACCGAACCGATATCGGGATACACCGGGTTATGCTGGCAGCCGGCAAAAATAATAAGTCCGATAAAAGACAATGATGCCAGCAGGAATATCTCAATATTAAATCTTGTATTCCTCAAACCGCTCCTTCTTTGCCCGGCAGATGGAGCATACCAAATGGATGTCTGGCCCCGGTTGTTAGAAGCAGGCAGGCTTTTGTGCGAAATGCCCCCATTTAAATTATCCTTGGAAATTATTTTTCACCGGTTTTATTGATGGTGTCGGCCGGCTGGTTGGTCTGTGCCGGGATCTCGTCCGCCCTCTCCGGTTTGCCCAACAGCAATGTTCCATGGCTCTTTTTGGAAGGTCGCCCCTTGAAAGAGGTCTTCTTCTTGTGATAGGCCAGAACGTATGACATGGGCTGGCCCGGCACGATCACCTGCCCGTTGGAAAGGGTCAAAGGCATGGTGAATTCTATGATGGTGCCCTTGGTATTGGAGCCGGTGGCAAAGTTCACCAAGGAAGGCTTGTCTATGGGCTTGTGGGTAGAAACCCAGCTTCCCTCATGCTCGTCCACCCGGCCCCCGCCTGGTTTATGGTATCCGATGAACATGGCGGTGCCCCGGATCTTGCTGTTGCCGAAAGCTATCGCCACCCAGCCCTGGGCCGGGCTCTGCAGGGCGACATACAACAACTTGCCGTCGCTCACCCAGCTGACGCCGATGCCGGTCTTAGAGTCCACAAAGTTTGTGGGGTATTCATCAGCCTCCACCTGGCCGTCTATCTTGACGTTTACCGTATTTAGGTTCAATATCCCGTGCGGTTTGCTTTGGGCCCAGCAGAACGAAGCCAATGAAAGGCTTAACGAAACCAGAATAAGTTTTTTCATTTTTTGCCTCCTTAAAATTTTGAGTATTATGGCCGCTTTTATTTTACCAGGCAGTTAAGGATATTTCCCACATACATACGGTGGTAATCCTTGATGGGGTAGTTTTTATGGACCTCGGGGTCCAGGAATTTTTGGGGATCGATATCATGATAATATATCTTCCGGCATTCCAGCACCAGCCGGGCCTGTTCAAAATATACCGCTCCGGTGACCCCCGAAAGCGGCGTCAGCCCGGTCTCCTTCACCTTGTCTATATTCCGGCCGGATTTGGTGCCGCAAAGCTCCAACACTTTCCGGTATTTCTCCGGGTAGATGGAAAGGCTGTAATACTGTTCCCTCTCCATGAACCCATAGGTATGGCGGTTGGGGCGGACAAAACAGAAAGCCACCGGCTTATGCCACAGAATTCCCAACCCTCCCCAACTGGCGGTCATGGTATTGAAGTTATCCGCCTTGCCGGCGGTTATCAGCATCCAATCCTTATCTATCAGCTTGAACACATTATCGCCGATCTGCTCGGGATCGATATTTTTAAACTCGCTTGTCATAGCTATTCCTATCTTTCTGGTTTATTGTTCCTGTTCCGCCAGCCAATCCAGGGCTTGATCGACGGTGTCGAACAGGTGGATCTTTCGCCCGATAAGTTTTGACAGCGTTTGGTAGACCACCTTCTTGATGCCGGTGATGCCCACCGCCGCGCTGGCCTTGATATAGGGGGTCACCTCCAACGAGAATTTTTTCAGGCGGTCCACCGCTTTAGATGAGTAATGAGTGTTTATCAGGATGGTCAGCAGCAGCACCGATTTTGGAGGTTGGGCGAAGATAATGCCCTGGGTCTGGTCGAAGACGGCTATGTTCTCCTCGATGCTTTTGGAGTCGGTCAGGTCCTGGATCAGGATATCCCTTCCCCGGTGGTTTAGATATTTCACCCTATCCATCAAGTGTCTCCTGGTTTATTGATTATTCCTGCCCGGCCAGCCAATCTTTGGCCGCTTCCACATCATCAAAGGGCATTATCTTCCGGCCGGTTATTTTGATTATAGTATTGAAGATCAATCGCTTGATGCCGGACACCCCCACCACCGCGCTGGCTTTGATAAAAGGGGTGTTCTCTTTGGAATAGGTTTTGATGGCATCGGCCCCCGCCGTATCGTAATGGGTGCCACTGACATTAGTTAAAAGAAGAACCGATTTTGGAGCCTGAGTTTTTATCAGCCTGGTGGCATTCTGCATGGTCTCTATACTTTCATTGACATTCCTGATGCCCGATATATCGACTACCAACAGATCCCGGCCGTTATGTTTTATGAACGATATTCTTTCCATCTACCCGAGCTCCTTTCATTTGAAATCAGTGATCAATGAATCCCTTTTTTCTTTCAAGTAATCCTGCATCAGCAGGGAAGACCGGGATAACTGGGGCAGTTGGTTCTCCAAAGAAGCCCGTTTGTTTTTATAGATGATGCCGGTCGGTATTTTATCCCCCCACTCCTGGGCCCTGGCCAAGGCCGCCGGCTTGTTATAGGGATCGTACTCCGGCGGCAGTTTATAAACCTTTTCCTGGTACCACTTGAAGGTGTTGACCTTGTTGAAGGGGATGCAGGGCTGCAGGATGTTGATGAACGAGAAGCCCGGGTTCTTGATGCCCTCGATTGTCAGTTTGGTCAATTGATTTAATGCCCTAGGCCACCGGCAGGGCCCGGCCGTGCAGACCGTTGAACAGGTTGCATTTGATATAATGAGGCAGCTTGGCCGCCTGGCCGATGCCCAAACTGAAGGCCAACTGATGGGGCGGGATATCCAGGTCGGATAGGGCCTGCTTGAGGGCCTTCAGGATGGAGTTATTGAAACAGCCTGGGCACCAGGCTATCTCATCCGGGCTGTTATAGATGTCGGGATTAAGCATATATCACCTGATTATCATCATCTTCTTGGTCCGGGTAAAATCGGGAGTGCTGACCCGATAGAAATAAACGCCACAGGGGATGGGACGACCCTGATGGTCCCTGCCGTCCCAATAAGCTGAATACTGTCCGGCGTTTTTTTCCTGGTTCACCAGCTCGATCACCTTTTGACCGTAAACATTGTATACCGAAATGGTAACCCGGCCCCTGGTCGAACTGGAATAATTGATACGAGTCCCGGCCTTGAAAGGATTGGGATAATTCTGGGATATCAGGGGTTCGTATCTTTTTTCCGGTGGCAGCGGTGATTGCCAGGTCTCCAAGACCCTTAATATATCGTTGCCGTCCGAAAGAAATATGTTCTCTCCGGAAACGGCCGCCGCCCAGACACTGCTCCCGCTGTTATAATAGCCGGTTTGACGTGGCAATGCCGGGTCACTTATATCGACGGCCGCCAACCCAGCGTGGCCATCAGCCACATAGACTGTACTGCCGCTGACGGCCAATCCCCGGGCATAGCCGGCGGTGTTGCAATATCCGGTTTCTCTGGGATTGGAAGGATCGGCTATATTGATGATCCTAAGGCCGCTGTACCCCGAAGCTATATAGGCATAATTCCCGGAGACGGCAATATCGTATGCCGTTCCTGGCAGACTGAGGCTGGCGGTCAGAAGAGGGTTGGCTTTATCCGATACGTTGACGACCAGCATCCCATTGCCGCCGTCGGCAATATAAACAAAGTTATCTTTCAGATCGAAACCGTAGGTATTACCAGGAGTGTTATAGAAACCGATTTCCGCTGGAGAGGTTTTGTCCGTTATGTCTATTATCCTTAAGCCCTCGGATTCGTCGGCTAAATATGCGTGATCCCCTATTACCTTTACCTTATAGGCAAACCCGGGGCTGTCCCAGTTGCTGATCACGATTGGACTTACCGGGTCGCTGACATTTATCAGGGTCAGTCCGCTATCACCGTCAGCCACAAAAACAATACTATCGATAATATCAACCCCGAATGGTGTTCCCGCTGTCCGGCAATAGCTTATCTCCTGTGGGTTCCCAATCTCGGATACATTCAAGATCCTGAGGCCCGAATTTACGTCCGCCACATAGGCCAGGCTGTCCCTGACTAAAAGGCCGTAAATAGAAAGGGGAATATCGTAGGACCCTGTTTCGGTGAGGGATGTCTTCTGGGTGACATCGACTATCTTGATCCCGCCATTGCCGCACATCAGGTAGGCATAATTGCCATAAATAGCTGCCGATTCCATGGAATCGGCCACGGCATAAAAACCCACCCCCCCCATATTTTCCCGATCTGACAGGTCGGCAATCTGCAGGCCCGAATATTTGTCGGTGATAAAACTGTAGCTCCCCGATACTGCCACATCCTTGGTCTTGGTAGAGGTAAAATACTTACCCCAATATAAAATTCTTAAGCCCTCATCACCATTAGAGAGGTAAAGGTTACTTCCATAAAAACTTATAGAATAATTATAATCTCCGGCCGGGCTGCTACCGCCGGGCCATAATTTATATCTGGTCATGTTTGTATCTAAGCTGTCGCTATATGCATCTACATAAATCCTTTGGTAATTATAATTTCCCATGGCCGTGTATAAATACATATAATCTTCCCCACTAAAAGCAATTATATCACAGGCAAATCCGGGCATGACAACCTGGGCCGTATCAATCGGGTCGGCGGGCGATTGGACGGAGATCATGCTGACGCCGGAATCTCCATCGGCCAGAAAGGCATATCTCATACTGTCAACCGCTAAAGCTGTGGTCACATCGCTGGCATACCCCGGGCTGTCCCAGAAGCTTATCTCCAAGGGGTTTGCCGGATCATTTACATCAACCACTCTTAAACCTGCATTGCCGGCGGCGATAAAAGCATAACTGCTCGGGATATGGGCCGAGGAGACAAAGCCCGGAGAATGATACCGCCCCACGGCAACCGGCGCCACCGGGTTACTGATATCGGCGATGCACAGTCCGGAATCCCCGTCGCTGATGTAGGCATAGTTGTTCTTTATCAGCATGTTTTTGGCATAGCCGGGGGTGTTGAATTGGCCGGCTAATACCGGGTTGTA
It contains:
- a CDS encoding GNAT family N-acetyltransferase encodes the protein MALQIKAYKNNLRTQWEEFVAAANNGTVFHRQQFLDYHPQDRFDNHHLMLYDGARLAAVMPALIKDEQGSPTVISYGGASYGGLVVARGLGIAEINRMAEAATEYWSRQGGKRILITQPPLIYMQQPNQYIDFSLAKLGYTYLKREITAVIPLEFSSEESIINSFRPETRTALRKSYKSGVTVRTSENIDEFYQMLERNLSARHNVKPTHTLAELKKLKKLLPENILQFTSYLGKSPVAGMTVFICNPKVILAFYISHDQDYQEHRPVNSVYHQVIKWGWENGFKHLDLGTFTLNMQPNWGLGRFKEGFGARGYLRETFELKF
- a CDS encoding PEGA domain-containing protein gives rise to the protein MLNKLIGLSVSLLLGLLAGCQHNPVYPDIGSVYIYTNPDQAEVLMDGQMLRLITPVKIDGLPVGLHTFTLRHNNFKTLSFPLEIKPGQTRRVYKDLSPITLQRKDTLSISAGDMDLTSEGEIFLTNLWGGNITVARMDENGQLSVADNIYAGASQRLIAANKSANRVFVTRQKPDGEEELVGLEIISHKVIRTIYLNNIKYYSALAISPDGNILAAADSLNKRLILIDSRLCTVIKTISTTGFPTDLSFDRNNPMQIYVTQSVANRLDLINLESGAVVNSIGTGNSPGGIFWNNYATQVGFCNRTDITFTIVNIDNWTKATSGRDMVGKIIVGACWTANDIYALWALDHNVGTIYMPTWQQTSKIYNIAPLFEIALTSDKRYLLMLNTIQLVSVELGL
- a CDS encoding PEGA domain-containing protein, with the translated sequence MRNTRFNIEIFLLASLSFIGLIIFAGCQHNPVYPDIGSVYIYTEPDQAEVLMDGQMLRLITPVKIDGIPVGLHTFTLRHNNFKTMTFSLEVKPGQTRRVYKDLSPITLQKKDTLFISAGDMDLTDDGDIFLTNLLGDNITVARVSDNGQISTVDQINVGGPQRLIAANKSANRAFFTRKMPDSEEEEIVGLEILSHKIIRTIYLNNIKYYSALAISPDGNILAAADSLNKRLILIDSRLCTVIKTISTTGFPTDLSFDRNNPMQIYVTQSGAKRFDLVNLETGVVVNSIGTGESPGAIFWDKEYTRVGFSNRRDLTYTIVDINSWTSATSGNQLAGQFVTSVCWSNADDYILWALDYTLGTLYVPNWQQTSKIYNGSHLDGPHKLVKLIRTEDGNILLMLNTGQLVTVKLGL
- a CDS encoding flavin reductase, producing MTSEFKNIDPEQIGDNVFKLIDKDWMLITAGKADNFNTMTASWGGLGILWHKPVAFCFVRPNRHTYGFMEREQYYSLSIYPEKYRKVLELCGTKSGRNIDKVKETGLTPLSGVTGAVYFEQARLVLECRKIYYHDIDPQKFLDPEVHKNYPIKDYHRMYVGNILNCLVK
- a CDS encoding T9SS type A sorting domain-containing protein encodes the protein MKRILIISIFLLSVLSGRECLAQDSLNLKTVGVWPYGLATAVNKYIANGHNYILMGSGRRLSLLNVDDPAHPYITGETAVTNDISKIWVDGNYAYTANGHSGISIIELTDPLRIRIRGVYKTEGRARDIEIKWPYAYVAVDSQGLVVLNVTDPANPVLASEISFPGETIGIGLGTNHAFLASGINGIRVIDIGNPNSPGLTASYNIPGYAYDAFVSGSYAYVSAGDSGLKILDISNVSVPVPASRFRFQSKVKGAVISGDNVFVAGDTAGLRIINAANPNKIGEVGYYKTAYNVVDLCIINNHAYLADMIGGLRVIDVSQIYNPVLAGQFNTPGYAKNMLIKNNYAYISDGDSGLCIADISNPVAPVAVGRYHSPGFVSSAHIPSSYAFIAAGNAGLRVVDVNDPANPLEISFWDSPGYASDVTTALAVDSMRYAFLADGDSGVSMISVQSPADPIDTAQVVMPGFACDIIAFSGEDYMYLYTAMGNYNYQRIYVDAYSDSLDTNMTRYKLWPGGSSPAGDYNYSISFYGSNLYLSNGDEGLRILYWGKYFTSTKTKDVAVSGSYSFITDKYSGLQIADLSDRENMGGVGFYAVADSMESAAIYGNYAYLMCGNGGIKIVDVTQKTSLTETGSYDIPLSIYGLLVRDSLAYVADVNSGLRILNVSEIGNPQEISYCRTAGTPFGVDIIDSIVFVADGDSGLTLINVSDPVSPIVISNWDSPGFAYKVKVIGDHAYLADESEGLRIIDITDKTSPAEIGFYNTPGNTYGFDLKDNFVYIADGGNGMLVVNVSDKANPLLTASLSLPGTAYDIAVSGNYAYIASGYSGLRIINIADPSNPRETGYCNTAGYARGLAVSGSTVYVADGHAGLAAVDISDPALPRQTGYYNSGSSVWAAAVSGENIFLSDGNDILRVLETWQSPLPPEKRYEPLISQNYPNPFKAGTRINYSSSTRGRVTISVYNVYGQKVIELVNQEKNAGQYSAYWDGRDHQGRPIPCGVYFYRVSTPDFTRTKKMMIIR